One part of the Sneathia vaginalis genome encodes these proteins:
- a CDS encoding protein jag, which translates to MNKIILQAKNKKELEDLIKVNISLQDDETYVIKEIKKPIDFLFLKIKGKYEITILKKDELDRIEKIDEEIEEEVKEEELPVSEKLTSIFTKFVKNAELDVQIESIRVEKNVVVLNITGKDVRYLIGEKGIALNATECLLNSIKEFRGYRIQIDSNNYKEKREETLRNIARKKAEKVLKTKSNCKLSPMSARERKIIHEEISNYENLKTESYGEEPKRFLVIKYREEKED; encoded by the coding sequence ATGAACAAGATAATTTTACAAGCTAAAAACAAAAAAGAGCTTGAAGATTTGATTAAAGTAAACATTTCATTACAAGATGATGAAACATATGTAATCAAAGAAATTAAAAAACCTATAGATTTTCTTTTCTTAAAAATTAAGGGAAAATACGAAATAACTATACTAAAAAAAGATGAACTAGATAGAATAGAAAAAATAGATGAAGAAATTGAAGAAGAAGTTAAAGAAGAAGAGTTACCTGTATCTGAAAAGTTAACTAGTATATTTACAAAATTTGTAAAAAATGCAGAATTAGATGTTCAAATTGAAAGTATAAGGGTCGAAAAGAATGTTGTAGTATTAAATATTACAGGTAAAGATGTTAGATACCTAATAGGTGAAAAAGGTATAGCTTTAAATGCGACTGAATGTTTACTAAATTCAATAAAAGAATTTAGGGGTTATAGAATACAAATAGATTCAAATAATTATAAAGAAAAAAGAGAAGAAACATTAAGAAATATAGCTAGAAAGAAAGCTGAAAAGGTTTTAAAAACAAAGAGTAATTGCAAATTAAGTCCTATGTCAGCAAGAGAAAGAAAAATAATACATGAAGAAATTTCTAATTATGAAAATTTAAAGACTGAAAGTTATGGCGAAGAACCTAAGAGATTTCTAGTTATTAAATACAGAGAAGAAAAAGAGGATTAA